The following proteins are encoded in a genomic region of Candidatus Leptovillus gracilis:
- a CDS encoding aminopeptidase P family protein, translating to MNIPSQPDELMARLTAVRQHLHTWDALAILITSPANRRWLSGFTGSAGSLLITQEQALLATDFRYWEQAQAEAPHFSLFRHNRTDEDNQKYLTAVNTATIGLEADHTTLSEADRLKKVEGITWVPIAPSLEPLRQRKSASELANIRAAAAITDRAMALVPQLVKPGQTERALAWELEKVMRQAGAEAMAFDVLVASGPNAALPHHHPGERPLQPGDALIVDMGAQVDGYKSDLTRTFFLGAEPDAQFQQIFAVVRAAQTAVLQHACTGQNGNQVDALGRSVIQEAGYGDFFGHGLGHGVGLDIHEGPFFTFTPVGTAHTLAAGMVVTVEPGIYVPGWGGVRLEELCLMTENGLEAMSGCGYTAVIPL from the coding sequence ATGAACATTCCATCTCAACCAGACGAATTGATGGCGCGGTTAACGGCCGTGCGCCAACATCTGCACACCTGGGACGCCCTGGCCATCCTCATCACCAGTCCGGCTAACCGGCGCTGGCTGAGCGGCTTCACAGGCTCTGCTGGCAGCCTGCTGATAACCCAGGAGCAGGCCCTGCTGGCGACCGATTTCCGCTATTGGGAGCAGGCGCAGGCTGAGGCGCCTCATTTCAGCCTGTTCCGGCACAACCGCACCGATGAGGACAACCAGAAATACCTGACGGCCGTCAACACAGCCACCATCGGTCTGGAAGCCGACCACACCACGCTCAGCGAAGCCGACCGCCTGAAGAAGGTGGAAGGCATTACCTGGGTTCCCATCGCGCCGTCGCTGGAACCGCTGCGCCAGCGCAAAAGCGCCAGCGAGCTGGCAAACATTCGGGCGGCGGCGGCCATCACCGACCGGGCGATGGCTCTGGTTCCCCAGTTGGTAAAGCCAGGCCAGACGGAGCGGGCGCTGGCCTGGGAATTGGAGAAGGTGATGCGCCAGGCGGGTGCAGAGGCAATGGCCTTTGACGTGCTGGTCGCCAGTGGGCCAAACGCCGCTCTGCCACACCATCATCCTGGGGAACGGCCGTTACAACCTGGCGATGCGCTTATTGTGGACATGGGAGCGCAGGTGGACGGCTATAAAAGCGACCTGACCCGCACCTTTTTCCTGGGCGCGGAACCAGACGCGCAGTTTCAGCAGATTTTTGCGGTGGTGCGGGCGGCGCAAACGGCCGTTTTGCAGCACGCCTGCACCGGCCAAAACGGCAATCAAGTAGACGCGCTGGGCCGCAGTGTCATCCAGGAAGCCGGGTATGGCGACTTCTTCGGCCACGGGTTGGGGCATGGCGTGGGGCTGGACATCCACGAAGGGCCATTTTTCACCTTCACGCCGGTCGGAACGGCGCACACGTTGGCCGCCGGGATGGTTGTCACGGTGGAGCCGGGCATCTATGTGCCGGGCTGGGGCGGCGTTCGCCTGGAAGAGCTGTGCCTGATGACGGAAAATGGGTTGGAGGCGATGAGTGGGTGTGGATATACGGCCGTTATCCCCCTTTAG
- a CDS encoding rhomboid family intramembrane serine protease, with translation MQDNYPSNNGRDTNLREIGETLKSHLIILGGFVALLWLIELVNVFIFRGGLNMYGIRPRNFDGLQGVLFAPVLHSSFAHLMANTIPLLVLGWFVLLRGTRTFAVVTIVSIVISGLGTWLIGPANSVHIGASGLVFGYFGFLVLGGYFERSLTAVLWAVLVFLLYGSLLWGVLPQGNGISWQGHLFGFVGGGVAAYLLAKRPSAPDHWDDDMIRIGPEDLR, from the coding sequence ATGCAAGACAACTACCCCAGCAATAATGGACGAGACACCAATTTGCGCGAAATCGGCGAGACACTCAAGTCGCACCTGATCATTTTGGGCGGTTTTGTGGCCTTGTTGTGGCTGATTGAACTGGTCAACGTCTTCATTTTTCGCGGTGGGCTGAATATGTATGGCATTCGCCCGCGCAATTTTGATGGCTTGCAAGGCGTTTTGTTTGCGCCGGTGCTGCACAGCAGCTTTGCCCACCTGATGGCCAATACGATTCCGCTGCTGGTGTTGGGCTGGTTTGTGCTGCTGCGTGGCACGCGCACCTTTGCCGTTGTTACGATTGTTTCCATTGTGATTAGCGGCCTGGGAACCTGGCTGATCGGCCCGGCCAATTCGGTTCACATTGGCGCCAGCGGGTTGGTGTTTGGCTATTTTGGTTTTCTGGTTTTGGGGGGATATTTCGAGCGCAGTTTAACGGCCGTCTTGTGGGCCGTGCTGGTCTTTCTGTTATATGGCAGTCTGTTGTGGGGCGTGCTGCCCCAGGGTAATGGCATTTCCTGGCAGGGACACCTGTTTGGTTTTGTCGGTGGTGGCGTGGCGGCTTATTTGTTGGCGAAACGGCCGTCTGCCCCTGACCATTGGGACGACGATATGATACGCATCGGGCCGGAAGATTTGCGTTAA
- a CDS encoding DUF2270 domain-containing protein, whose translation MSEEPPPTPNEERPSFGEEVWTFRGYQMRSGEFNTAMVHFYRAEVQRANVWRNRLDTTTNWAVVAAGAAISFTLSDPGNNFGVIILNTLLVTLFLWIEARRYRYYELWSLRTRLMETDFFAAMLIPPFAPHPEWDEALAESLLQPQFPITVWEAFGRRFRRNYLWIYLILAGSWALKTFLHPTPAATWAEFVSRSALGTIPGEIVLLIGLLFNGIIFAVGFLSLSLTEASGEVLPKYPRFPNFWSPKKGAPASADTLRSNWIDALRPARQRQQLLVLVVAQNPQAIADRVQKEMNRGVTALHGRGMYHKQDRDVLLIAASVLEIAGLKAIVRQEDPDAFVIVTPAKEILGGGFQRFTDD comes from the coding sequence ATGTCTGAAGAACCACCACCCACACCAAATGAAGAACGGCCGTCTTTTGGCGAAGAAGTCTGGACCTTTCGCGGCTACCAGATGCGTTCGGGCGAGTTTAACACCGCCATGGTCCATTTCTACCGCGCCGAAGTGCAGCGGGCCAACGTCTGGCGCAACCGGCTGGATACCACCACCAATTGGGCTGTGGTGGCGGCCGGCGCGGCCATCTCCTTCACCCTTTCCGACCCCGGCAACAACTTCGGCGTGATCATTCTCAACACCCTGCTCGTCACCCTGTTTTTGTGGATTGAGGCGCGGCGCTATCGTTATTATGAACTGTGGAGCCTGCGCACGCGCCTGATGGAGACCGACTTTTTTGCCGCGATGCTCATCCCCCCGTTTGCGCCACACCCGGAATGGGACGAAGCGCTGGCTGAAAGCCTGCTTCAACCCCAATTTCCCATCACCGTGTGGGAAGCGTTCGGGCGGCGGTTTCGGCGTAACTATCTATGGATTTATCTGATCCTGGCTGGTTCCTGGGCGCTGAAAACGTTTCTGCATCCAACCCCAGCGGCGACATGGGCCGAATTTGTGTCTCGTTCGGCTCTGGGAACCATTCCCGGAGAAATCGTTTTGTTGATCGGCTTGCTCTTCAACGGCATTATCTTTGCTGTGGGTTTTCTGAGCCTTTCGCTGACCGAGGCGTCGGGTGAAGTGCTGCCCAAGTATCCTCGCTTTCCCAACTTTTGGTCGCCTAAAAAAGGGGCGCCGGCAAGCGCCGACACACTACGGTCCAATTGGATAGATGCGCTGCGCCCGGCGCGTCAGCGGCAGCAGCTGCTGGTGCTGGTGGTCGCCCAGAACCCACAAGCCATAGCCGACCGGGTGCAAAAAGAGATGAATCGGGGAGTAACTGCCTTGCACGGGCGCGGGATGTACCACAAGCAAGATCGGGACGTATTATTGATCGCCGCCAGCGTGCTGGAAATTGCCGGTCTAAAAGCCATCGTCCGGCAGGAAGACCCGGACGCCTTTGTGATTGTGACCCCGGCCAAAGAGATTCTTGGCGGCGGGTTTCAGCGGTTTACGGACGATTGA
- a CDS encoding dienelactone hydrolase family protein, translated as MPTHHPPHQGQPVLTAGAPLAQAKAAMILVHGRGASAADILTLVPQLQQPDWAYLAPQAAGNTWYPYSFLAPIAQNEPGISSGLTAVSDLLALISAANILPERIILLGFSQGACLALEFAARHARRYGGVVGLSGGLIGPDDTPRDYGGSLAGTPVFLGCSDVDFHIPKARVEESMVVLQRLGGHVTMRLYPGMDHTIIQDEILFVRQMMAEVGQHV; from the coding sequence ATGCCCACCCACCACCCGCCCCATCAAGGCCAGCCGGTGCTGACGGCTGGCGCGCCGTTGGCCCAGGCCAAAGCGGCGATGATTCTGGTACACGGCCGTGGCGCTTCCGCTGCCGACATCCTCACCCTGGTCCCGCAATTGCAGCAGCCCGATTGGGCCTATCTGGCGCCGCAGGCAGCCGGCAATACCTGGTATCCCTACAGCTTTTTGGCTCCCATCGCCCAAAATGAACCGGGGATTTCGTCGGGGTTAACGGCCGTATCCGACCTCCTCGCCCTCATCTCTGCCGCCAACATCCTGCCAGAGCGCATCATTCTGCTTGGTTTCTCGCAGGGGGCTTGTCTGGCATTGGAGTTTGCGGCGCGGCACGCTCGCCGCTACGGCGGTGTGGTGGGCCTCAGCGGCGGCCTTATCGGGCCAGACGACACGCCGCGCGACTACGGCGGCTCGCTGGCTGGTACGCCGGTTTTTCTGGGGTGCAGCGATGTGGATTTTCACATTCCCAAAGCGCGGGTGGAGGAAAGTATGGTTGTTTTACAGCGGTTAGGCGGCCATGTCACCATGCGCCTCTATCCCGGCATGGACCACACCATCATCCAGGACGAAATCCTGTTTGTGCGCCAGATGATGGCCGAAGTGGGGCAGCATGTCTGA
- the tatC gene encoding twin-arginine translocase subunit TatC: MSKTEDTQERFIEQSVLEHLNELRKRTTWAAVALIIGTVISFIFAQDLLLFLLRPYDAQLQTLRPTEGIETFFKVALVSGFIVSMPVILYQFWLFIAPGLTKKERRYVYLFIPAALSLFLLGILFAWFVLVPAAVAFLSSFMPEVFRTEWTGQEYISFILAMLFWLGASFQMPVIIYLLSIVGLVNGPMLRDQWRVAVVGVAVLAAAITPSIDPVTMLLTMAPLLVLYFLSIGLAYIGYRRFERSMAIENDQTSD, translated from the coding sequence ATGAGCAAAACTGAAGACACTCAAGAAAGATTCATTGAACAATCCGTGCTGGAACATCTCAATGAGCTGCGCAAACGCACCACCTGGGCGGCTGTGGCGCTGATAATTGGCACGGTAATTAGCTTCATCTTTGCCCAAGACCTGCTGCTGTTTTTGCTCCGACCCTATGATGCGCAGTTGCAAACCCTGCGCCCCACCGAAGGCATCGAAACCTTTTTTAAGGTCGCCCTGGTATCCGGCTTTATCGTTTCCATGCCAGTGATTCTTTACCAATTCTGGCTGTTTATTGCCCCCGGCCTCACCAAAAAAGAGCGGCGTTACGTTTATCTGTTTATACCGGCTGCCCTGAGCCTATTCTTGCTGGGCATTTTGTTTGCCTGGTTTGTCCTGGTTCCGGCGGCCGTTGCCTTCCTTTCCTCATTCATGCCTGAAGTGTTCAGGACCGAATGGACTGGTCAAGAATACATCAGCTTCATCCTGGCAATGCTCTTCTGGCTAGGCGCAAGTTTCCAGATGCCGGTGATCATTTACCTGCTGTCCATCGTTGGGCTGGTGAATGGGCCGATGCTGCGCGACCAATGGCGCGTGGCCGTGGTGGGCGTGGCCGTGCTGGCGGCGGCCATCACCCCGTCCATTGACCCCGTAACCATGCTGCTGACGATGGCCCCCCTGCTGGTCCTTTACTTTTTGAGCATCGGTCTGGCATACATTGGCTACCGGCGGTTCGAACGTTCGATGGCGATTGAGAACGATCAGACCAGTGATTAA
- a CDS encoding twin-arginine translocase TatA/TatE family subunit translates to MDSFFGIGAPELVLILLLAGLVMGPQRIRQVAHWLGKTTAQLQAIARGFSRQLNAELDAVDGGEDVRAAMEEVQELRRQMAELRRDVTSIAVQPFEDGRRGLQNSQKAIGQSIKPPNLGEPTPADTQTTLPKPVNVVDDPD, encoded by the coding sequence ATGGATAGTTTTTTTGGCATTGGCGCGCCAGAGCTTGTTCTTATCTTGCTGCTGGCGGGTCTGGTAATGGGGCCGCAGCGTATCCGTCAGGTGGCCCACTGGCTGGGCAAAACCACGGCCCAGTTGCAGGCCATCGCTCGCGGTTTTTCGCGCCAACTGAACGCGGAATTAGACGCGGTTGACGGCGGCGAAGACGTGCGCGCGGCCATGGAGGAAGTGCAAGAACTGCGCCGCCAAATGGCGGAACTGCGCCGTGACGTAACCTCGATAGCTGTGCAGCCATTTGAAGACGGCCGTCGCGGACTACAAAACAGCCAAAAAGCCATCGGACAAAGTATCAAACCCCCAAATTTAGGCGAACCGACGCCGGCCGATACCCAAACGACCCTGCCCAAACCGGTAAACGTGGTAGATGACCCCGACTAA
- the tatA gene encoding twin-arginine translocase TatA/TatE family subunit: MPTLGGWEWVIILVIVILVFGVGRISKLGSELGKGISAFRTGLQEGQTNNAKKDEEDKQPKSD; encoded by the coding sequence ATGCCAACTTTAGGTGGATGGGAATGGGTCATTATTTTAGTGATCGTGATTCTAGTTTTCGGTGTCGGTCGAATTAGTAAATTGGGCAGCGAATTGGGCAAAGGCATTAGTGCTTTCCGCACAGGGCTGCAAGAAGGCCAGACCAACAACGCCAAGAAAGATGAAGAGGACAAGCAGCCCAAATCGGACTAG
- a CDS encoding peptide ABC transporter substrate-binding protein — translation MRINLRWQLLLAVVAFALVISLVTFQVQSDSFCSVRVPAAGGAFVEGIVGAPRSLNPLLSDAYPVDRELTSLIFDGLTRYDASGVLVPSLAEGWTVSEDGLAVQFTLRQDAFWHDGEPVTAVDVLYTIGLLQDEAFPGSPALSQFWRTVGVSLVDPYTVEFVLPELYSPFLDATTLPILPAHLLADVTAAELPDAAFNLAPVGTGPFMVDPSLNWQQNGRLRLIPNPADWRQGTQIAALEFQFFPDDAELIKAFAAGAIHAINRVSADALPAVAALPQVRLFTAPEPTYSALWFNVGQPINELGRTLSGRQALAAVLDRAALLDVALNGQGLLFEGPYLSSNWAYNPAISTAKAYSPATAASLLDTAGWTFAADSPLRQKEGRPLSLTLIALAAPQPTAVAQAIRDQWAALGIETQITLAQDVTELRQLLADGAYDVALLSFTPSGDPDLYDFWSQEAIIRGQNYTGWNNRRASEALEQGRQVWGMEGRRPSYDAFLRYFDQEIPALTLYQDVTTYALSTAVNKAEIGLINQPRDRYKTLADWFLLYRDVTVACPPGEGENN, via the coding sequence ATGAGAATAAATCTTCGGTGGCAGTTGTTGCTGGCAGTTGTCGCTTTTGCTCTGGTTATCTCATTGGTAACATTCCAGGTGCAGTCGGACAGTTTTTGCTCGGTGAGGGTTCCGGCGGCCGGCGGCGCATTTGTGGAGGGGATTGTTGGCGCACCGCGCAGCCTGAACCCACTGTTAAGCGATGCGTACCCCGTTGACCGTGAGCTGACCAGCCTGATTTTTGATGGGTTAACGCGCTATGACGCTTCTGGCGTGTTGGTCCCGTCGCTGGCCGAGGGCTGGACGGTAAGTGAGGATGGCTTGGCGGTGCAGTTTACCCTGCGCCAGGATGCTTTTTGGCATGATGGGGAGCCGGTAACGGCCGTTGACGTTCTCTACACCATTGGCCTGCTGCAAGACGAAGCCTTCCCCGGTTCACCCGCTCTATCACAGTTCTGGCGCACAGTTGGCGTCAGCCTGGTTGACCCCTACACGGTGGAATTTGTACTGCCGGAATTGTATTCCCCGTTTTTAGACGCCACCACGCTCCCCATCTTGCCCGCCCACTTGTTAGCTGACGTAACGGCCGCCGAACTACCGGACGCCGCCTTTAACCTGGCTCCGGTGGGCACAGGGCCATTTATGGTGGACCCCAGCCTGAACTGGCAGCAAAACGGCCGTCTGCGGCTCATCCCCAATCCGGCCGATTGGCGTCAGGGGACACAAATCGCCGCCTTAGAATTTCAATTCTTCCCCGACGATGCCGAACTCATCAAAGCCTTTGCCGCCGGCGCGATACACGCCATCAACCGGGTCAGCGCCGACGCTCTGCCGGCTGTGGCTGCGCTGCCGCAGGTGCGGTTGTTCACCGCCCCGGAACCAACGTACAGCGCTCTCTGGTTTAACGTAGGCCAACCGATCAATGAATTGGGGCGGACGCTTTCCGGCCGTCAGGCATTGGCGGCGGTGCTGGACCGCGCGGCGCTGCTTGATGTGGCCTTAAATGGGCAGGGATTGCTGTTTGAAGGCCCTTATCTGTCCTCCAACTGGGCCTATAATCCGGCCATTTCCACGGCAAAGGCGTACAGCCCGGCGACGGCCGCATCGCTGTTGGACACGGCCGGCTGGACCTTTGCCGCCGATTCACCACTGCGGCAAAAAGAGGGACGGCCGTTAAGCCTGACACTAATTGCCCTGGCCGCGCCCCAGCCGACGGCCGTCGCCCAGGCCATCCGCGACCAATGGGCGGCGCTGGGCATCGAGACACAAATCACCCTGGCCCAAGACGTGACCGAACTGCGCCAACTGCTGGCCGATGGCGCCTACGATGTGGCTCTGCTCTCCTTTACCCCGTCTGGCGACCCCGATTTGTATGATTTTTGGAGCCAGGAAGCGATCATTCGTGGGCAGAATTACACCGGCTGGAACAATCGCCGCGCCAGCGAAGCATTGGAGCAAGGGCGGCAGGTATGGGGCATGGAGGGGAGACGGCCGTCTTACGACGCCTTCTTGCGCTATTTCGACCAGGAAATACCGGCCCTGACGTTGTATCAGGATGTGACGACGTATGCGCTGAGTACGGCCGTGAACAAAGCTGAAATTGGCCTCATCAACCAGCCCCGCGACCGCTACAAAACGCTGGCCGATTGGTTCCTGTTGTACCGTGACGTAACGGTGGCTTGCCCACCGGGCGAGGGAGAAAACAATTAA
- the secG gene encoding preprotein translocase subunit SecG: protein MQTWAPYLGVIQIILAIVLTILVLMQTKGGGLGSFMGGSDSGGNFRTRRGVEATIHRVTIAVSVLFFINTIVAFLAWGQIV, encoded by the coding sequence ATGCAAACATGGGCCCCCTATTTGGGAGTAATTCAAATTATTTTGGCGATTGTGCTGACCATTCTGGTGCTGATGCAAACCAAAGGTGGCGGTCTGGGCAGTTTTATGGGTGGCAGTGACAGCGGCGGCAATTTCCGCACCCGCCGCGGCGTCGAGGCGACCATCCACCGCGTGACAATTGCCGTTTCCGTTCTTTTCTTCATCAATACGATCGTGGCGTTCCTGGCCTGGGGCCAGATCGTTTAG
- a CDS encoding ABC transporter ATP-binding protein, producing MIEIRNVTKKYFNLTALNNVSLQIPAGEVVGLLGPNGAGKTTLFKLIAGIISPTAGTVRPAGGAWPPIGYKPERLLFPNQLQVNQYLRQVARLSNVPTWQMNRVVTESLERVNLQNAANKRIKECSKGMRQRLALAQILIGDPPLLLLDEPSNGLDPIGQEEIHACIKNLHQAGKTIIMSTHHLPEVMQVCTHMVILNQGRVHYVNSVEQAMAAQSHIRIRVNKPLLEFGRVLSALQNQIEVANDVVYLKGEAMLMRRQVLVMLLEAGFDVLRVEHNRVSLSEIYTEAVQ from the coding sequence GTGATCGAAATCAGAAACGTCACCAAGAAATACTTTAACCTTACCGCGCTTAATAATGTTTCCTTGCAGATTCCCGCCGGTGAAGTAGTCGGCTTGTTGGGACCAAATGGCGCCGGTAAAACCACCCTGTTTAAGCTGATTGCGGGCATTATCTCGCCAACGGCCGGAACCGTTCGTCCGGCTGGCGGCGCATGGCCGCCAATCGGCTATAAACCGGAACGCTTGCTGTTTCCTAATCAGTTGCAGGTGAACCAATATTTACGGCAGGTGGCGCGGTTGAGCAATGTGCCCACCTGGCAGATGAATCGGGTTGTAACTGAAAGCCTGGAACGTGTTAACCTGCAAAACGCCGCCAACAAAAGAATCAAGGAATGCTCCAAAGGAATGCGCCAGCGGCTGGCGCTGGCGCAGATTCTCATTGGCGACCCACCGCTGCTGCTGCTGGATGAACCGAGCAATGGATTGGACCCGATTGGTCAGGAGGAAATTCACGCCTGCATTAAGAATCTGCACCAGGCCGGTAAAACCATCATTATGAGCACCCACCATTTGCCCGAAGTCATGCAGGTGTGTACACATATGGTTATTTTGAATCAAGGCCGGGTCCATTATGTAAACAGCGTTGAGCAGGCGATGGCAGCGCAGTCGCACATTCGTATTCGCGTTAACAAGCCATTGCTGGAGTTCGGACGTGTGTTGTCCGCCCTGCAAAATCAAATCGAAGTGGCAAATGATGTGGTTTACTTGAAGGGAGAGGCGATGTTGATGCGACGGCAGGTGTTGGTGATGCTGTTGGAAGCCGGATTCGACGTGCTGCGGGTGGAGCATAACCGGGTTTCTTTGTCTGAAATTTATACCGAGGCCGTGCAATGA
- a CDS encoding extracellular solute-binding protein — protein sequence MRRFLLIQILLIFALWLTACDFLRGSADAPVATAVALTPTPPQQTPVSQNTPSFVIAPTVTPTRNSLIIWLPPAIASRTEAGAVTLSDQLLAFNSAHPDLEIIVEQKPINGQGGALNYLRTGRNIASTILPDLLAIPTTQLAATASEGLIFPMEDFLDPALADQLFPLARTWAFNANHLVGIPFVLTEMLHLEYSSVITEPVPLEWSGFISDTTRHMVFPAAGADGARLALQFYLAADGRLTNEAGQPGLELEPLTLALQQLYNGRTNGFILQQSSNINTLADGARLVQDGSTDYALTSSDVFLQSISAGYVPQFAAIPGLGEPLPVLVNGWAWVITTPDAQKKALAAELIASLTTPENLGSWSQQSRILPAMPAAFAVWPDDNVYANFAQNELQRAIPMPLSTANIIMPALENAVFDVVSLTKTPAVAAAEAVAAVSP from the coding sequence ATGCGACGTTTCCTGCTGATACAAATACTTCTCATTTTTGCCCTCTGGCTGACGGCCTGTGATTTCCTGCGCGGCAGCGCCGATGCGCCAGTGGCAACGGCCGTTGCCCTCACCCCCACACCGCCCCAACAGACGCCGGTTAGCCAGAACACGCCCAGTTTTGTCATCGCCCCCACCGTCACGCCGACCCGAAACTCCCTCATCATCTGGCTGCCGCCAGCCATTGCCTCGCGCACCGAAGCCGGCGCGGTCACCCTGTCTGACCAACTGTTGGCCTTCAACAGCGCCCATCCTGACCTGGAAATCATCGTTGAACAAAAGCCGATCAACGGCCAGGGCGGGGCCTTAAACTATCTACGAACAGGGCGCAACATTGCCTCGACCATTTTGCCAGACCTGCTGGCCATCCCCACGACCCAATTGGCCGCCACCGCCAGCGAGGGACTCATATTCCCCATGGAGGATTTTTTGGACCCGGCGCTGGCGGATCAATTGTTCCCGCTGGCTCGGACTTGGGCGTTTAACGCTAACCACCTGGTTGGCATTCCCTTTGTCCTGACAGAAATGCTGCACCTGGAATACAGCAGCGTCATCACCGAACCCGTGCCGCTGGAATGGAGTGGGTTCATCTCCGACACCACCCGGCACATGGTTTTCCCGGCAGCCGGGGCTGATGGCGCGCGGTTGGCGCTGCAATTTTATCTGGCGGCCGACGGCCGTTTGACCAACGAAGCCGGACAACCTGGCCTGGAGCTAGAACCCTTGACCCTGGCTTTGCAGCAGTTGTACAACGGCCGTACCAACGGCTTCATCTTGCAGCAAAGCAGCAACATCAACACCCTGGCCGATGGCGCGCGCCTGGTACAAGACGGCTCCACCGACTATGCCCTCACCTCCTCCGACGTTTTTTTGCAAAGCATCTCCGCCGGGTATGTCCCCCAATTTGCCGCCATCCCCGGCCTGGGTGAGCCGCTGCCGGTGCTGGTTAACGGCTGGGCCTGGGTCATCACCACCCCGGATGCGCAGAAAAAAGCGCTGGCCGCCGAGCTGATCGCCAGCCTGACCACGCCGGAAAACTTAGGCAGTTGGAGCCAGCAGAGCCGGATTTTACCGGCTATGCCGGCGGCCTTTGCCGTCTGGCCAGACGACAATGTGTATGCCAATTTCGCCCAAAACGAACTTCAGCGCGCCATTCCCATGCCGCTGTCTACCGCTAACATCATTATGCCAGCCCTGGAAAACGCCGTCTTCGACGTGGTCTCTTTGACCAAAACACCGGCCGTCGCCGCTGCCGAAGCGGTCGCCGCCGTCAGCCCGTGA